Part of the Streptomyces sp. NBC_01353 genome, AGGCGGCGGCAACCTCAAGGGTCTGTGCCCCTTCCACGACGAGAAGTCGCCCTCCTTCCAGGTCAGCCCGAGCAAGGGCCTGTTCCACTGCTTCGGCTGCCAGGAGGGCGGCGACACCATCGCCTTCGTGATGAAGATCGACCACCTCTCCTTCTCCGAGACGGTCGAGCGCCTCGCCGCCAAGGCGGGCATCACCCTGCGGTACGAAGAAGGCGGCTACAACCCCGGCCACCAGCGCGGCGAGCGCATCCGGCTGGTCGAGGCCCACCAGGTCGCCACGCAGTTCTACATCGACCAACTCGGCTCGCCCGAGGCCGAGATCGGCCGGAAGTTCCTTGCCGAGCGTGGCTTCGACCAGGCCGCCGCCGAGCACTTCGGCGTGGGCTACTCCCCGGTCGGCTGGGACCACCTCACCCGCTTCCTGCGCGGCAAGGGCTTCTCCGACAAGGAGCTGATCCTCTCCGGGCTCTCCCAGGACGGCCGGCGCGGCCCCATCGACCGCTTCCGCGGCCGGCTCATGTGGCCGATCCGGGACGTCGGCGGCGATGTCGTCGGCTTCGGCGCCCGCAAGCTCCGCGACGACGACAACGGGCCCAAGTACCTGAACACGCCCGAGACTCCGATCTACAAGAAGTCCCAGGTGCTCTACGGCATCGACCTGGCCAAGAAGGACATCGCCAAGGTCAGCCGGGCCGTCGTCGTCGAGGGCTACACCGACGTCATGGCCTGCCACCTCGCCGGCGTCACCACCGCCATCGCCACCTGCGGCACCGCCTTCGGCGGCGACCACATCAAGATCCTCCGCCGGCTCCTGATGGACAACGGCTCGGCCCGCGTCATCTTCACCTTCGACGGCGACGCGGCCGGCCAGAAGGCCGCCCTGCGCGCCTTCGAGGACGACCAGAAGTTCGCCGCCGAGACGTACATCGCCATCGCCCCCGACGGCATGGACCCCTGCGACCTGCGCCTCGCCAAGGGCGACCAGGCCGTCGCCGAACTGGTCGAGCCGCGCACCCCGCTCTTCGAGTTCGCGCTCCGCCAGATCGTGAAGCGGTACGACCTGGAGACCCCGGCCGGCCGGGCCGCCGCCCTGGACGAGGCCGCGCCGATCGTCGCCCGGATCAAGAACATCGCCTCCCAGCACGAGGTCGCCGTCCAGCTCGCCGGCATGCTCGGCATCCTCGACACCCCGTTCGTGGTCAAGCGCGTCGCCCAGATCGCCCGCTGGCAGCGCGACCGCGGCGGCAGGGGCGCACAGTCCCCGGCGGCCCCGCAGCATGGGGGTACCTCCCGTGCCCGTAGGGCTACGGGGGAGTACGAGACCCAGGCCCCCGCCGCGACCGGCGGCCCCGCCCTCAATCTGCGCAGCCCCGCCCACCGCACCGAGCGCGAACTGCTCAAGCTCGCCCTCCAGCGCCCCGAGCTGGTCTCCCCGGCCTTCGACGCGTACGGCGCGGACGAGTTCACGGCCCCGCCCTACGCGGCCGTCCGTCAGTGCGTCCAGGACGCGGGCGGCTCCACCGGAGCCCCCGCCGACTACCTCTCCGTCGTCCGCGAGGCCGCCCCGAACGACACGGTCCGCGCGCTCGTCACCGAGCTCGCCGTCGAGGCGATCTTCGCCAAGGTCGTCGACGAGGTCTACGCCGGCGCCCAGCTCGTCTCCGTCCGGCTGCGCGCCGTCGAACGCCGCGTCCGCGACATCCAGGGCACCCTGGCCCGTCTCGGCGCCAACGGAGACCCGGCCCAACTGGCCGCCGTACAGAACGAGTTGTGGGTGCTCACCCAGTACGGACAGTCGCTGCGCACCAACGGCGCCGCCGCGCTCTGACGTTCGGTGACCCACCGGACTCAAAAAGTCACCGCACGCCCCTCGTGGCGGCGATGTGTCGTACCCCACACTGGGGAGCGGTGCCTGAGCCCCCGGAGCACCGGCAGCGATCACCCTGGAGGTCGCCCCCGTGCAGACCCAGACCCTGTCCGCGACGGACGTCGTGCCCGGGCAACGCCCGGCCGTCCACCACCCGGAGGCGCCGGCCTCCGCAGAGCAGGCCGAGGCCTCCGATCCGCCCGAGCCCGTCGAGTTCGTGGACGACACGCCCGAACCCGAGCCGGTTCCCCGCCGCCCCGAACCCGGCGGAAGCGCACCCTCCTCCGATCTGTTCCGCCAGTACCTGCGGGAGATAGGCCGAATCCCGCTGCTCACCGCCGCCGAGGAGGTCGAGCTGGCCCGCCGCGTCGAGGCAGGTCTCTTCGCCGAGGCGAAGCTGGCCGGCACCCCTGATCTGGACTCCCAGTTGGCGCTCGACCTGGACCGGATCGTCGTCCTGGGCCGGATGGCCAAGCGCCGCCTCATCGAGGCCAATCTGCGGCTCGTCGTCTCCGTCGCCAAGCGGTACGTCGGGCGCGGGCTGACCATGCTCGACCTGGTCCAGGAGGGAAACCTGGGCCTGATCCGGGCGGTGGAGAAGTTCGACTACGCGCGCGGCTACAAGTTCTCGACGTACGCGACCTGGTGGATCCGCCAGGCCATGTCCCGGGCCCTCGCCGACCAGGCCCGGACCATCCGGGTCCCGGTCCATGTCGTCGAGCTCATCAACCGGGTCATCCGCGTCCAGCGCCGGATGCTCCAGGAACGCGGCTACGAACCCACCCCCGAAGAAGTCGCGGCCCAGCTCGACCTGATGCCCGAGCGGGTCAGCGAGGTGCTGCGCCTCGCCCAGGAACCGGTCTCCCTGCACGCCCCCGTGGGCGAGGAGGACGATGTCGCCCTCGGCGACCTCATCGAGGACGGCGACGCCGCGAGTCCCGTGGAGTCGGCGGCGTTCCTGCTGCTGCGCGAGCACCTGGAGGCCGTCCTCTCCACCCTCGGCGAGCGCGAACGCAAGGTCGTCCAGCTCCGCTACGGCCTGGACGACGGCAGGCCCCGCACCCTGGAGGAGATCGGACGGCTCTTCGGCGTGACGCGCGAACGCATCCGCCAGATCGAGTCGAAGACCCTCAACAAGCTGCGGGACCACGCCTTCGCGGACCAGCTCAGGGGCTACCTGGACTGACCGCGGTCAGTCCACCTCGACGACCGCCTGCGCGAACTGCGCCGCGTACAGCCGCGCGTACGCGCCGCTCGCCGCCAACAGCTCCTCGTGCGTGCCCTGTTCGACGATCGAGCCGTTCTCCATCACCAGGATCACGTCCGCGTCCCTGATGGTGGAGAGGCGGTGGGCGATCACGAACGACGTACGCCCGTGGGCCAGGCGCGCCATCGCTTTCTGGATGAGGACCTCGGTACGGGTGTCGACCGAGCTGGTCGCCTCGTCCAGGACCAGGATCACGGGGTCGGACAGGAACGCCCGCGCGATGGTGATCAGCTGCTTCTCCCCGGCGCTGACGCCCGAGCCGTCGTCGTCGATGACGGTGTCGTAGCCGTCGGGCAGGGTGCGGATGAACCGGTCGGCGTGCGCGGCCCGCGCCGCCTCCTCGATCTCCTCGCGGGACACCGCGCGGGACGCGCCGTAGGCGATGTTGTCGGCGATCGTGCCGCCGAACAGCCAGGTGTCCTGGAGGACCATGCCGATCCCGGACCTGAGGTCCTCGCGGGACATCGCCGAGATGTCCACGCCGTCGAGGGTGATCCGTCCACCGGTCACCTCGTAGAACCGCATCAGCAGGTTCACCAGCGTGGTCTTGCCGGCGCCGGTCGGGCCGACGATCGCGACCGTCTGGCCGGGCTCCACCGTCAGCGACAGGTTCTCGATGAGCGGCTTCTCCGGCTCGTAGCGGAACACCACCTCCTCCAGAGCGACCTTGCCGAGCGACTCCGAGGGCTTCCCCCAGCCTCCGGCCGAGGGTCCCCCGATCTCGCTTCGCTCGCTCCTCGACGCGTCCGGCTCCTGCTCCTCGGCGTCGAGGAGCTCGAAGATCCGCTCGGCCGAGGCGACCCCGGACTGCACCAGGTTCGCCATCGACGCGACCTGCGTCAGCGGCATCGAGAACTGCCGGGAGTACTGGATGAACGCCTGCACGTCACCGATCGACAGCGTGCCGCTCGCGACCCGGAGGCCGCCGACCACGGCCACCAGGACGTAGTTGATGTTCGAGACGAAGAACATCACCGGCTGCATGACACCGCTGTTGAACTGTGCCTTGAACCCGGCCTCGTACAGCGCGTCGTTCTGCTCACGGAAGTCGGCCGCCGACTCGTCCTGCCGCCCGAAGACCTTCACCAGCGCGTGGCCGGTGTACATCTCCTCCACATGGGCGTTGAGCTTGCCCGTGGACTTCCACTGCTGCACGAAGTGCGGCTGCGAACGCTTGCCGATCTTCGTGGCCACGACCACCGACACCGGCACGGTCACCAGCGCGACCAGCGCGAGCAGCGGTGAGATCCAGAACATCACGGCCAGCACGCCGACGATGGTGAGCAGCGAGTTGATCAGCTGCCCCATCGACTGCTGGAGCGTCTGCGAGATGTTGTCGATGTCGTTGGTCGCCCGGCTGAGGACCTCGCCGCGCTTGGCCTTGTCGAAGTACGACAGCGGCAGCCGCGCCAGCTTCGCCTGGACGTCCTCGCGCATCCGGTAGACCGTCCGGTTGATCACCTTGATGGACATACGGGTCGAGACCAGCATGAGGAGTCCGGCCGCCACGTAGATGACGAGCACCCAGAGCAGCACCTCCCCGACCGCCGTGAAGTCGATGCCCTGCCCGGGGGTGAAGTCGACCCCGGACAGCATGTCGGCCATCCCGCCTTCGCCCGCCGCCCGAAGCCGCTCGATCTCCTGGGCCTTCGTCGTGCCCTCGGTCATGCCGCGCCCGACCACGCCCGCGAAGACCAGGTCGGTCGCCTTGCCGAGGATCTTCGGACCGACCACCGAGGCCGCCACGCTGAGCACGCAGGCGATCAGCATCAGCCAGAGCGCGCCCCGCTCGGGCGCCAGCTGCTTCATCAGCCGCTTGCCGGAGCCCTTGAAGTCCATCGACCGCTGGTCGGGGCCGCCACCGGCCATCATTCGCCCGCCAGGACCGGCCATCAGGCTGCCTCCGCCTCGGTCAGCTGGGAGAGCACGATCTCCCGGTACGTCTCATTGCCCGCCATCAGCTCGTGATGGCGCCCGGCGCCGACGACCCGGCCCTCGTCGAGGACCACGATGCGGTCGGCGTCCCGGATGGTCGACACCCGCTGGGCGACGATCACGACGGTCGAGTCCGCCGTCTCCTCCTTGAGCGCTTCCCGCAGCAGGGCGTCGGTCTGGTAGTCGAGCGCGGAGAACGAGTCGTCGAAGAGATAGATCTCCGGCCGCTGCACCAGCGTCCGCGCGATCGCGAGCCGCTGCCGCTGCCCGCCGGACACGTTCGTGCCGCCCTGCGCGATCGGTGCGTTCAGCCCGTTCTCCAGCTTCTTCACGAAGTCTGCGGCCTGGGCGACCTCGAGCGCGTGCCACAGCTCGTCGTCGGTCGCGTCGGGCTTTCCGTACCGCAGGTTCGTCGCCACCGTCCCGGAGAACAGATACGGCTTCTGCGGGACGAGCCCGACGGTCCGCGCCATCAGGCCCGCGTCCAGCTTCCGTACGTCCACACCGTCGACGAGCACCTCGCCGCCGGTCACGTCGAACAGCCGCGGCACCAGACCCAGCAGGGTCGACTTGCCGCTGCCCGTCGAACCGATGATCGCCGTCGTCTCACCGGGCCGCGCCACCAGCTCCACAGCCCGCAAAACCGATTCCTCGGCACCCGGGTAGCGGAAGTCCGCGCCCCGGACCTCCAGATGGCCACGCCGCTTCAGCTCGGCCACCGGCTCGGCCGGCGGCACGACACTGCTCTCGGTGGCCAGGACCTCCTCGATGCGCTCGGCACACACCTCGGCCCGCGGCACCATCATGAACATGAAGGTGGCCATCATCACGGCCATCACGATCTGCATCAGATAGGCGAGGAACGCGGTGAGCGCCCCGATCTCCATGCCCCCGCTGTCGATGCGGTGCGCACCGAACCAGACCACCGCGACGCTGGAGATGTTCACGACCGTCATGACCGTCGGGAACATCAGCGCCATCAGCCGGCCGGTCTCCATCGACACGTCGGTCAGCTCGGTGTTCGAACCCTTGAACCGCTCACGCTCGTAGTCGTCCTTCACGAACGCGCGGATCACGCGGTTGCCGGTGATCTGCTCGCGCAGCACCCGGTTCACCGTGTCGAGCCGCTCCTGCATGGTCCGGAACAGCGGCCGCATCTTCTTCACGATCAGCGAGACCGCGATGCCGAGGACCGGCACGACCGCGATCAGTACCGCGGACAGCGGCACGTCGAGACTCAGCGCCATGACGATGCCGCCGACGCACATGATCGGCGCCGAGACCATGAGCGTGAACGCCATCAGGACCAGCATCTGGACCTGCTGGACGTCGTTGGTGGTCCGGGTGATCAGCGACGGCGCGCCGAACTGGCCGACCTCACGGGCGGAGAACGACTGCACCCGATCGAAGACGGCGGCACGGACGTCCCGGCCGAGGGCCGACGCGGTCCGCGCCCCGTAGTACACGGCCCCGACGTTGCAGACGACCTGGACCACGGAGACCGCGATCATCAGGGCGCCGAACCGCAGGATGTAGGCGGTGTCCCCGTTCACGACACCGTTGTCGATGATGTCCGCGTTCAGGGTCGGCAGATAGAGAGAGGCACAGGTCTGCAGGAACTGGAGCAGGACCAGCAGGCCTATGGGCTTTTTGTACGGTCGGAGGTGGGTTCGGAGAAGTCGTAGGAGCACGGGTTCTACTATCGCCCGCACCCCCCGGACGTTACGACCGGGTTTTGTCGAGTCTTGAACGGACTCCGCTGTGAGCCGAACGGGCTCCGGTCACGCGCCGAAGGCACCCGGGTGCAGCTGCTCCCGCGTGGCCACGTACTGCTGCCGTACCGCCTGACCGACCGCCAGCTCCTCGCCGGGCTCGAAGATCTGCGCGGCGGCGCCCTGCCAGGCCGGCGGAGCGGCCGGGGAGAGCGTGCCCCGCGCGACGCCGAGCGCCCACGCGGCCTGCCGGGCGGCGCCGAGCGCCGCGTAGTCGGCGGGCTGGGGGACGACGGCCTGCGCGCCGAAGATCGCCGGAGCGAGCGCCTGGACGGCGGGCAGCTCGGCCGCCGCACCGAGCAGGAACACCCGGCGCACCTCGACGCCCCGCCCCCGCAGTACGTCCATCGCGTCGGTGAGCGCGCAGAGCATCCCCTCGAACGCGGCCCGCGCGAGGTGCTCGGGCTTCATCGACTCGCGGCGCAGTCCGCTGAGCGTGCCGGCGGTGTGCGGCAGCTGCGGGGTGCGCTCGCCCTCCAGGTACGGCAGCAGGACGAGTCCGGAGGCGCCCGGCGTCGACTTCAGCGCGAGCGCCGACAGCTCCTCCAGGCTCTCCACGCCGAGCATCTCGGCGGTGCCGCGCAGCGCGCGCACGGCGTTCGAGGTGTGCACGACGGGCAGGTGCATCCCGGTCGCGTCGGCGAAGGAGGTGATCAGGCCCTGCGGGTCGGCGAGCGCCTCGTGGTGGACTGCCATCACGGAGCCGGAGGCGCCGAGCGAGACGACGGCGTCGCCGGGTCCGAGGCCGAGCCCGAGCGCGGCGGCCATGGTCTCGCCCGTACCGGCGGAGATCAGCAGCCCCTCGGGGGTGGTCCCGGCGGCGTCGGCCGGGCCGAGCACCTCCGGGAGCATGGCTTGGTGACCCAGCGCCAACTCGACGAGGTCGGGGCGGTAGGCCCCGGCGCCGGCCGACCAGTATCCGGTGGCGGAGGCGGCGCCGCGGTCGGTGGTGCGGCGCACGGGCCGGCCGAGGAGCTGCCAGACCAGCCAGTCGTGCGGCTGGAGGAGCATGGCGACGCGCTGGGCGTTCTCCGGCTCGGAGCGGGCCAGCCAGCGGAGCTTGGCGACCGGCTGCCCGGCCTGCGGCACGGACCCGACGGCCTCGGCCCAGGCCTGCCGCCCGCCGACCGCCTCGATCAGATCGGCGGCGGCCACCTGCGCCCGCTTGTCGTTGCCGACCAGCGCGGGCCGCACGAGGCCGCCCTGCGGGTCGAGCGGCACGAGCCCGTGCTGCTGGGCGGAGACGCCGATGGCCTGCACGCCTTCGAGCAGCCCGCCGCCCGCGGCCTCGCCCAGCGAGAGCAGCCACGCCTGCGGGTCGACGTCGGTGGCCTTCGGCTCACCGGGGTGCGGGGCATAGCCCTGCCGCAGTACGGCACCCGTGTCCGCGTCGCAGACGACGATGCGTGTGAACTCAGCAGAGCTGTCCAAGCCGGCGACTATCCCCATGACAGGAGATTCTGCCGCACGCGGGGGAGTAGGTGGAGCGCGTGCGGGGTAGGAGACGCGTTTTCGAGCGGGAAAGTCGCGGCCGAGGCGTCACCCGGGCGTCGCTCAGGTGTTGCTCACACCCCAGTCGTCCTCGGTGACCTGGCCGTTGTGGTGGCGCAGCGCGTGGATCCGCTCGGTGACCGACGCGGGCAGCTTGTCGCCGACCTTGTCGCTCACCGCGTGGTACGCCTTGCCGGCGACCTGGCGCCCGGTCTGTGCCGCGGACTCGGCGGCGTTGCGCACCGCCGGGTTCTGCGAGAACTCCCGGGCGGACTTCTTCAACTGTTCGTAGCGCTCGCGCCCGGCGCGCGTGCCGATGACGTAACCGAGGGCCAGCCCCACAACGAACGTCAGCTTGTACCGCACGGCGGCACCACCACCTTCCCTTGAGCTTCCCTGTTGTCTCACTGGTGCCCACGAGCGCCCACGGCATACCGATTGGCGGAGCACCCCCCTGCTTGCGCTAATGTATGTGTCGCAGCGAGCGCGCGCCGCCCGGGAACACCCGAGGTGGATCCGTTCGGTGCAACGCAGCAATCCCCTGTAGCTCAATTGGCAGAGCAGCCGGCTGTTAACCGGCAGGTTACTGGTTCGAGTCCAGTCGGGGGAGCGCGATCCCCTGTAGCTCAATTGGCAGAGCATTCGGCTGTTAACCGGAGGGTTGCTGGTTCGAGTCCAGCCGGGGGAGCGATTGAAAGAGGACCCTGAGGGGTCCTTTTTCTTATGTCCGGGAACCATCCGCCGCGCTGCGGAGTCCTCCTGGTCGAGCAGCGCGCAGCAGTGCCGAGCATCCGGAGCAGGAGATCGTATGAGCGGCTATGCTGCGGCAGACGGCGCGCACACATGTACGCGCCACACCGTTAGGGGCGGTAGCTCAGCCGGTTAGAGCAGCGGACTCATAATCCGTCGGCCGTGGGTTCGAGTCCCACCCGCCCCACCACGTCATGGTGAAGCAGAATCGTTCTGACCAGCACTTTCTCTGGTCAGAAGATTCGCCCGAGTGATCGCGACGGCCCTCGCCGACGTGACACGACCCAGTCTGGGCCCCAGGGGGGACAGGGATCGGGGACGTGGGCCCCGCGACACGCTCAACTCACTCGGATGCCGCACCTTCGTCGCCATCGGCTCGTGTTGTGAGCCACCCCACAGCGTCTGAGGCCGTCGTCCGCGCGGCCATGAAGCGGACCCCTGTGATGTGTGGCCGCTGGTCGGCGGCCCGCCGGATGACCGAACAGGGCCGGCAGCCTCGGCTGCGCGACCGCACTCGCCGTAGCGGGCCGGACCGCACGCCTGCCCCAGCCGATCGACACCGCCACCTGCCATCTGGGATTCCGCTGTGTCGTCCGTCCCGCAGCCTGAACCGCCGAAGGCTGCGAGCCGTGGCGGACCCACTGCCCTCGGCGACAAGACCGCGCGCACCCAAGGTCCGACCTCGTCCGGTGGAGAACGTAGGCTCGTTCGCATGGTGGCTACAGGGCAGCGCGGGACGGAACGGGGACCGGGGAGACCGCGCGAGGAGCGGGTCACGGGGGCGGTCCTGAAGGCGGTCGTCGACATGGTCACCGAGCTGGGGATCGGGGCGGTCACGATGGACGCCGTCGCCGCCAGGGCCGGGGTCGGGAAGCCCGCCATCTACCGGCGGTGGCCCACCAAGCAGGACTTGATCATCGCCGCTGCCGAGAGTCGCGTCGGTCCCTTGTCGGTGCCTGATCTGGGCGACTTCCGTGCCGAGCTCCGATTCATCCTCACCGCCCGCCTGGAGGCGTACCGGATGCCAGGGTCGGACCGGCTGATCGCGGGCCTGATCGGCGCGGCGGCCGAGATCGGCGCGACGCGGGGTCAGTACGCGGAGTACACCGAGCGGATCACGAGCGAGACCAGGCGCATCCTCGAGCGCGCGATCGCCCGCGGTGAGGTGCGGCCCGACACCGATGTCCGGGCCGCGGCGACCCTGGTGGCCGCACCGCTGCTCTTCCGGCTGATTGTCGAGCAGGAGCTGCCCGACGCCGCGTTGGTGGACACGCTGGTGGACCTGGTCGCCCGCGGTGTCGGCTCGGCCGGCTGACACCTGGGACGTTCCCCGGAGCGCGGCGTCTCGGCGGGCCTCCTGCCGTCCAGCCCCCTCCGTCGGCGAGACGTCCGGGCCCTCCCGGTTCAGGCCGCCGGCAGTTCCTCCGCGGGCAGTCGGCCCGTGCTCACCGCGTCGAGCAAGGCCTGGTGGTCGCGCTCGTTCTGGTCGGCGTATGCCTCCGCGAACGTCGCGAGTGCCCGGTCGAACGAATCGCCGCCGCCCAGGTACGCGGCGATCGCGATCCGGTCGCCGGACCGCGCGTGCGCACGAGCCAGCGTGACCCCGCACAGTTCACCGAAGGCCTCCATGCGCCTCGGGTTCATCGTCTCCGGCATGGCGATGCCCTTCCAGTCGCGCAGCTGGCGGACGTAGAAGTCGCGCTTCTTGCCGTCGATTCCGTCCACGCGCTCCCAGCCGAGGAAGATGTCACTCGTGGCCTGCATCAACCGCTGGCCCGCGACCACCCGCTCGCCCTCGTTGCGGTACATGCTCGCCCCGACATGCGCGGCGAGCACGGAGGTGTCGGCCTCCTTGGCCTGGAGGAAGAGCGGGTCCCGGTCGTCCCGGCCGA contains:
- a CDS encoding FGGY family carbohydrate kinase, with product MGIVAGLDSSAEFTRIVVCDADTGAVLRQGYAPHPGEPKATDVDPQAWLLSLGEAAGGGLLEGVQAIGVSAQQHGLVPLDPQGGLVRPALVGNDKRAQVAAADLIEAVGGRQAWAEAVGSVPQAGQPVAKLRWLARSEPENAQRVAMLLQPHDWLVWQLLGRPVRRTTDRGAASATGYWSAGAGAYRPDLVELALGHQAMLPEVLGPADAAGTTPEGLLISAGTGETMAAALGLGLGPGDAVVSLGASGSVMAVHHEALADPQGLITSFADATGMHLPVVHTSNAVRALRGTAEMLGVESLEELSALALKSTPGASGLVLLPYLEGERTPQLPHTAGTLSGLRRESMKPEHLARAAFEGMLCALTDAMDVLRGRGVEVRRVFLLGAAAELPAVQALAPAIFGAQAVVPQPADYAALGAARQAAWALGVARGTLSPAAPPAWQGAAAQIFEPGEELAVGQAVRQQYVATREQLHPGAFGA
- a CDS encoding ABC transporter ATP-binding protein; translated protein: MAGPGGRMMAGGGPDQRSMDFKGSGKRLMKQLAPERGALWLMLIACVLSVAASVVGPKILGKATDLVFAGVVGRGMTEGTTKAQEIERLRAAGEGGMADMLSGVDFTPGQGIDFTAVGEVLLWVLVIYVAAGLLMLVSTRMSIKVINRTVYRMREDVQAKLARLPLSYFDKAKRGEVLSRATNDIDNISQTLQQSMGQLINSLLTIVGVLAVMFWISPLLALVALVTVPVSVVVATKIGKRSQPHFVQQWKSTGKLNAHVEEMYTGHALVKVFGRQDESAADFREQNDALYEAGFKAQFNSGVMQPVMFFVSNINYVLVAVVGGLRVASGTLSIGDVQAFIQYSRQFSMPLTQVASMANLVQSGVASAERIFELLDAEEQEPDASRSERSEIGGPSAGGWGKPSESLGKVALEEVVFRYEPEKPLIENLSLTVEPGQTVAIVGPTGAGKTTLVNLLMRFYEVTGGRITLDGVDISAMSREDLRSGIGMVLQDTWLFGGTIADNIAYGASRAVSREEIEEAARAAHADRFIRTLPDGYDTVIDDDGSGVSAGEKQLITIARAFLSDPVILVLDEATSSVDTRTEVLIQKAMARLAHGRTSFVIAHRLSTIRDADVILVMENGSIVEQGTHEELLAASGAYARLYAAQFAQAVVEVD
- a CDS encoding RNA polymerase sigma factor; this encodes MTLEVAPVQTQTLSATDVVPGQRPAVHHPEAPASAEQAEASDPPEPVEFVDDTPEPEPVPRRPEPGGSAPSSDLFRQYLREIGRIPLLTAAEEVELARRVEAGLFAEAKLAGTPDLDSQLALDLDRIVVLGRMAKRRLIEANLRLVVSVAKRYVGRGLTMLDLVQEGNLGLIRAVEKFDYARGYKFSTYATWWIRQAMSRALADQARTIRVPVHVVELINRVIRVQRRMLQERGYEPTPEEVAAQLDLMPERVSEVLRLAQEPVSLHAPVGEEDDVALGDLIEDGDAASPVESAAFLLLREHLEAVLSTLGERERKVVQLRYGLDDGRPRTLEEIGRLFGVTRERIRQIESKTLNKLRDHAFADQLRGYLD
- the dnaG gene encoding DNA primase, which encodes MAGRINDDDVKAVRDAVPIDAVVSEYLQLRNAGGGNLKGLCPFHDEKSPSFQVSPSKGLFHCFGCQEGGDTIAFVMKIDHLSFSETVERLAAKAGITLRYEEGGYNPGHQRGERIRLVEAHQVATQFYIDQLGSPEAEIGRKFLAERGFDQAAAEHFGVGYSPVGWDHLTRFLRGKGFSDKELILSGLSQDGRRGPIDRFRGRLMWPIRDVGGDVVGFGARKLRDDDNGPKYLNTPETPIYKKSQVLYGIDLAKKDIAKVSRAVVVEGYTDVMACHLAGVTTAIATCGTAFGGDHIKILRRLLMDNGSARVIFTFDGDAAGQKAALRAFEDDQKFAAETYIAIAPDGMDPCDLRLAKGDQAVAELVEPRTPLFEFALRQIVKRYDLETPAGRAAALDEAAPIVARIKNIASQHEVAVQLAGMLGILDTPFVVKRVAQIARWQRDRGGRGAQSPAAPQHGGTSRARRATGEYETQAPAATGGPALNLRSPAHRTERELLKLALQRPELVSPAFDAYGADEFTAPPYAAVRQCVQDAGGSTGAPADYLSVVREAAPNDTVRALVTELAVEAIFAKVVDEVYAGAQLVSVRLRAVERRVRDIQGTLARLGANGDPAQLAAVQNELWVLTQYGQSLRTNGAAAL
- a CDS encoding YtxH domain-containing protein, whose translation is MRYKLTFVVGLALGYVIGTRAGRERYEQLKKSAREFSQNPAVRNAAESAAQTGRQVAGKAYHAVSDKVGDKLPASVTERIHALRHHNGQVTEDDWGVSNT
- a CDS encoding ABC transporter ATP-binding protein, with amino-acid sequence MLLRLLRTHLRPYKKPIGLLVLLQFLQTCASLYLPTLNADIIDNGVVNGDTAYILRFGALMIAVSVVQVVCNVGAVYYGARTASALGRDVRAAVFDRVQSFSAREVGQFGAPSLITRTTNDVQQVQMLVLMAFTLMVSAPIMCVGGIVMALSLDVPLSAVLIAVVPVLGIAVSLIVKKMRPLFRTMQERLDTVNRVLREQITGNRVIRAFVKDDYERERFKGSNTELTDVSMETGRLMALMFPTVMTVVNISSVAVVWFGAHRIDSGGMEIGALTAFLAYLMQIVMAVMMATFMFMMVPRAEVCAERIEEVLATESSVVPPAEPVAELKRRGHLEVRGADFRYPGAEESVLRAVELVARPGETTAIIGSTGSGKSTLLGLVPRLFDVTGGEVLVDGVDVRKLDAGLMARTVGLVPQKPYLFSGTVATNLRYGKPDATDDELWHALEVAQAADFVKKLENGLNAPIAQGGTNVSGGQRQRLAIARTLVQRPEIYLFDDSFSALDYQTDALLREALKEETADSTVVIVAQRVSTIRDADRIVVLDEGRVVGAGRHHELMAGNETYREIVLSQLTEAEAA
- a CDS encoding TetR/AcrR family transcriptional regulator, with the translated sequence MVATGQRGTERGPGRPREERVTGAVLKAVVDMVTELGIGAVTMDAVAARAGVGKPAIYRRWPTKQDLIIAAAESRVGPLSVPDLGDFRAELRFILTARLEAYRMPGSDRLIAGLIGAAAEIGATRGQYAEYTERITSETRRILERAIARGEVRPDTDVRAAATLVAAPLLFRLIVEQELPDAALVDTLVDLVARGVGSAG